One region of Arvicola amphibius chromosome 3, mArvAmp1.2, whole genome shotgun sequence genomic DNA includes:
- the Rai14 gene encoding ankycorbin isoform X2 has product MKSLKAKFRKSDTNEWNKNDDRLLQAVENGDAEKVASLLGKKGTSATKHDTEGRTAFHLAATKGHVECLKVMVTHGVDITAQDSSGHSALHIAAKNGHPEYVKKLLQYKSPADSTDNSGKTALHYAAAQGCLQAVQVLCEHKSPINLKDADGNIPLLVAVQNGHSEVCHFLLDHGADVNSRDKNGRTALMLACEAGSSSTVEALIKKGADLNLVDSLGHNALYYSKLSENAGIQSLLLSKISQDADLKTPTKPKQHDQVSKISSERSGTPKKRKAPPPPISPTQLSDVSSPRSITSTPLSGKESVFFAEAPFKAEISSIQENKDRLSDSTTGADSLLDGSSEADQQDLLVLLQAKVASLTLHNKELQDKLQAKSPKEAEADLSFDSFHSTQTDLGPSLGKSDEAPSSDAKSSPSVEHIVGKPTVDVDVRVQQLQDSLQALQKQLESSEAEKKQLQAELQSQRTDLRCLNSTEISENGSDLSQKLKETQSKYEEAMKEVLSAQKQMKLGLLSHESADGYLQLREPGVADGEVGILKQNLQNALEESKRNKERVRELETKLAEKEKAGAARPPAEECEEMKSSYCTVIENMNKEKAFLFEKYQQAQEEITKLKDTLKSQMPQEAPDDPGDMKEAMNRMIDELNKQVNELSQLYKEAQAELEDYRKRKSLEDAAEYIHKAEHERLMHEKNLSRAKAEEALSEMKSQYSKVLHELTQLKQLVDAHKENSVSITEHLQVITTLRTTAKEMEERISNLKEHLASKEAEVTKLEKQLLEEKAAMTDAMVPKASYEKLQASLESEVNALATKLKDSVKEKEKAHSEVAQVRSEVLQVKREKENIQTLLKSKEQEVTELVQKFQRAQEELEGMKRCSETSSKLEEDKDEKINEMSKEVVKLKEALNSLSQLSYSTSSSKRQSQQLEVLQQQVKQLQNQLTECKKQHQEVISVYRMHLLYAVQGQMDEDVQRVLKQILTMCKNQSQKK; this is encoded by the exons GACACAGTGCGTTACACATCGCAGCCAAGAACGGTCACCCAGAGTATGTCAAGAAGCTCCTTCAG TACAAAAGCCCAGCTGACAGTACTGACAACTCTGGGAAGACAGCTTTACACTACGCAG cGGCACAGGGATGCCTTCAAGCTGTGCAGGTCCTCTGCGAACACAAGAGCCCCATAAACCTTAAGGACGCG gaTGGGAACATACCCCTGCTTGTTGCAGTACAAAATGGCCACAGTGAGGTCTGTCACTTTCTCTTGGATCATGGAGCGGATGTCAATTCCAGGGACAAAAATGGAAG AACTGCTCTCATGCTCGCTTGTGAAGCGGGCAGCTCTAGTACTGTGGAAGCCTTAATTAAAAAGGGTGCCGACCTGAACCTTGTAGACTCTCTTGGACACAATGCCTTATATTATTCCAAACTCTCAGAAAATGCAGGAATTCAAAGCCTTCTATTATCAAAAATCTCTCAGGATGCTg ATTTAAAGACCCCAACAAAACCAAAGCAG CATGATCAAGTCTCTAAAATAAGCTCAGAAAGAAGTGGAACTCCAAAAAAACGCAAAGCTCCACCACCTCCTATCAGTCCTACCCAG ttgaGTGATGTGTCTTCTCCGAGATCAATAACTTCCACACCACTTTCGGGAAAGGAATCAGTATTTTTTGCTGAAGCACCCTTCAAG GCTGAGATCAGTTCtatacaagaaaacaaagacagactGAGCGACAGCACGACAG gTGCAGACAGCTTGTTGGATGGAAGTTCTGAGGCTGACCAACAAGACCTGCTTGTCCTATTGCAAGCAAAAGTTGCTTCCCTTACCTTACACAACAAGGAGTTACAAGATAAATTACAG GCCAAGTCACCCAAGGAAGCTGAAGCAGACCTAAGCTTTGACTCTTTCCATTCCACTCAGACTGACCTGGGCCCCTCCCTGGGCAAATCAGATGAAGCCCCTTCCTCAGATGCCAAATCATCGCCATCTGTCGAGCATATTGTGGGGAAACCCACTGTTGACGTTGATGTCAGAGTCCAGCAGCTACAAGATAGTCTGCAAGCTTTGCAGAAGCAATTGGAGAGTTCTGAAGCAGAGAAGAAGCAGCTCCAGGCCGAACTCCAGTCCCAAAGGACAGACCTGAGGTGCCTGAACAGCACAGAGATTTCAGAGAACGGCTCTGACCTCAGCCAGAAACTCAAAGAAACTCAGAGCAAGTACGAGGAGGCCATGAAAGAAGTCCTGAGTGCGCAGAAGCAGATGAAACTGGGCCTTCTCTCCCATGAGAGCGCAGATGGCTATTTGCAACTCCGAGAGCCAGGGGTTGCTGATGGCGAAGTTGGCATTCTAAAGCAGAACCTGCAGAATGCGCTGGAAGAAagtaaaaggaataaagagagggtgagagagtTAGAAACAAAGCTGGCGGAGAAAGAGAAGGCTGGGGCCGCTAGGCCACCTGCAGAAGAGTGTGAGGAGATGAAAAGCTCATACTGCACTGTCATCGAGAATATGAATAAGGAGAAGGCGTTTTTGTTTGAGAAGTACCAGCAGGCCCAAGAAGAAATCACGAAACTAAAAGATACACTAAAAAGTCAGATGCCCCAGGAAGCCCCTGATGACCCCGGGGATATGAAAGAGGCCATGAACAGGATGATAGATGAGCTCAATAAACAGGTGAACGAGCTGTCGCAGCTGTACAAAGAAGCCCAGGCAGAGCTGGAGGATTATAGGAAGAGGAAATCTCTAGAAGATGCAGCTGAATATATCCACAAAGCGGAGCATGAGAGGTTGATGCACGAGAAAAACCTGTCCAGGGCGAAAGCAGAAGAAGCACTCTCCGAAATGAAGTCGCAGTATTCCAAGGTGTTGCACGAATTGACGCAGCTCAAGCAGCTGGTAGATGCACACAAGGAGAACTCGGTGTCCATCACAGAACATTTGCAGGTGATAACCACGCTGCGGACAACGgccaaagagatggaagagagaataagCAACCTCAAAGAGCACCTTGCAAGCAAGGAAGCTGAAGTCACaaagctggagaagcagctccTGGAAGAGAAAGCTGCCATGACCGACGCCATGGTCCCCAAGGCTTCCTATGAGAAGCTCCAGGCATCCTTAGAGAGTGAAGTCAATGCGCTAGCAACAAAATTAAAGGATTcggtgaaagagaaagagaaagcccaCTCGGAGGTCGCCCAGGTTCGAAGTGAGGTCTTACAggtgaagagggagaaggaaaacatCCAGACCCTCTTGAAATCCAAAGAGCAGGAAGTGACTGAACTTGTGCAGAAATTCCAGCGCGCTCAGGAAGAACTGGAAGGGATGAAAAGGTGTTCTGAGACCTCTTCAAAGCTGGAAGAGGATAAAGATGAAAAG ATAAATGAGATGTCGAAGGAAGTTGTGAAGTTGAAGGAGGCCCTCAACAGCCTCTCGCAGCTCTCCTACTCCACGAGCTCATccaagaggcagagccagcagctgGAAGTGCTCCAGCAGCAGGTGAAACAGCTCCAGAACCAGCTAACG GAATGTAAAAAACAGCACCAGGAGGTCATATCGGTTTATAGAATGCATCTTCTGTATGCTGTTCAG GGCCAAATGGATGAAGATGTCCAGAGAGTCCTGAAGCAAATACTCACCATGTGTAAAAACCAATCCCAGAAAAAGTAA
- the Rai14 gene encoding ankycorbin isoform X4, with the protein MVTHGVDITAQDSSGHSALHIAAKNGHPEYVKKLLQYKSPADSTDNSGKTALHYAAAQGCLQAVQVLCEHKSPINLKDADGNIPLLVAVQNGHSEVCHFLLDHGADVNSRDKNGRTALMLACEAGSSSTVEALIKKGADLNLVDSLGHNALYYSKLSENAGIQSLLLSKISQDADLKTPTKPKQHDQVSKISSERSGTPKKRKAPPPPISPTQLSDVSSPRSITSTPLSGKESVFFAEAPFKAEISSIQENKDRLSDSTTGADSLLDGSSEADQQDLLVLLQAKVASLTLHNKELQDKLQAKSPKEAEADLSFDSFHSTQTDLGPSLGKSDEAPSSDAKSSPSVEHIVGKPTVDVDVRVQQLQDSLQALQKQLESSEAEKKQLQAELQSQRTDLRCLNSTEISENGSDLSQKLKETQSKYEEAMKEVLSAQKQMKLGLLSHESADGYLQLREPGVADGEVGILKQNLQNALEESKRNKERVRELETKLAEKEKAGAARPPAEECEEMKSSYCTVIENMNKEKAFLFEKYQQAQEEITKLKDTLKSQMPQEAPDDPGDMKEAMNRMIDELNKQVNELSQLYKEAQAELEDYRKRKSLEDAAEYIHKAEHERLMHEKNLSRAKAEEALSEMKSQYSKVLHELTQLKQLVDAHKENSVSITEHLQVITTLRTTAKEMEERISNLKEHLASKEAEVTKLEKQLLEEKAAMTDAMVPKASYEKLQASLESEVNALATKLKDSVKEKEKAHSEVAQVRSEVLQVKREKENIQTLLKSKEQEVTELVQKFQRAQEELEGMKRCSETSSKLEEDKDEKINEMSKEVVKLKEALNSLSQLSYSTSSSKRQSQQLEVLQQQVKQLQNQLTECKKQHQEVISVYRMHLLYAVQGQMDEDVQRVLKQILTMCKNQSQKK; encoded by the exons GACACAGTGCGTTACACATCGCAGCCAAGAACGGTCACCCAGAGTATGTCAAGAAGCTCCTTCAG TACAAAAGCCCAGCTGACAGTACTGACAACTCTGGGAAGACAGCTTTACACTACGCAG cGGCACAGGGATGCCTTCAAGCTGTGCAGGTCCTCTGCGAACACAAGAGCCCCATAAACCTTAAGGACGCG gaTGGGAACATACCCCTGCTTGTTGCAGTACAAAATGGCCACAGTGAGGTCTGTCACTTTCTCTTGGATCATGGAGCGGATGTCAATTCCAGGGACAAAAATGGAAG AACTGCTCTCATGCTCGCTTGTGAAGCGGGCAGCTCTAGTACTGTGGAAGCCTTAATTAAAAAGGGTGCCGACCTGAACCTTGTAGACTCTCTTGGACACAATGCCTTATATTATTCCAAACTCTCAGAAAATGCAGGAATTCAAAGCCTTCTATTATCAAAAATCTCTCAGGATGCTg ATTTAAAGACCCCAACAAAACCAAAGCAG CATGATCAAGTCTCTAAAATAAGCTCAGAAAGAAGTGGAACTCCAAAAAAACGCAAAGCTCCACCACCTCCTATCAGTCCTACCCAG ttgaGTGATGTGTCTTCTCCGAGATCAATAACTTCCACACCACTTTCGGGAAAGGAATCAGTATTTTTTGCTGAAGCACCCTTCAAG GCTGAGATCAGTTCtatacaagaaaacaaagacagactGAGCGACAGCACGACAG gTGCAGACAGCTTGTTGGATGGAAGTTCTGAGGCTGACCAACAAGACCTGCTTGTCCTATTGCAAGCAAAAGTTGCTTCCCTTACCTTACACAACAAGGAGTTACAAGATAAATTACAG GCCAAGTCACCCAAGGAAGCTGAAGCAGACCTAAGCTTTGACTCTTTCCATTCCACTCAGACTGACCTGGGCCCCTCCCTGGGCAAATCAGATGAAGCCCCTTCCTCAGATGCCAAATCATCGCCATCTGTCGAGCATATTGTGGGGAAACCCACTGTTGACGTTGATGTCAGAGTCCAGCAGCTACAAGATAGTCTGCAAGCTTTGCAGAAGCAATTGGAGAGTTCTGAAGCAGAGAAGAAGCAGCTCCAGGCCGAACTCCAGTCCCAAAGGACAGACCTGAGGTGCCTGAACAGCACAGAGATTTCAGAGAACGGCTCTGACCTCAGCCAGAAACTCAAAGAAACTCAGAGCAAGTACGAGGAGGCCATGAAAGAAGTCCTGAGTGCGCAGAAGCAGATGAAACTGGGCCTTCTCTCCCATGAGAGCGCAGATGGCTATTTGCAACTCCGAGAGCCAGGGGTTGCTGATGGCGAAGTTGGCATTCTAAAGCAGAACCTGCAGAATGCGCTGGAAGAAagtaaaaggaataaagagagggtgagagagtTAGAAACAAAGCTGGCGGAGAAAGAGAAGGCTGGGGCCGCTAGGCCACCTGCAGAAGAGTGTGAGGAGATGAAAAGCTCATACTGCACTGTCATCGAGAATATGAATAAGGAGAAGGCGTTTTTGTTTGAGAAGTACCAGCAGGCCCAAGAAGAAATCACGAAACTAAAAGATACACTAAAAAGTCAGATGCCCCAGGAAGCCCCTGATGACCCCGGGGATATGAAAGAGGCCATGAACAGGATGATAGATGAGCTCAATAAACAGGTGAACGAGCTGTCGCAGCTGTACAAAGAAGCCCAGGCAGAGCTGGAGGATTATAGGAAGAGGAAATCTCTAGAAGATGCAGCTGAATATATCCACAAAGCGGAGCATGAGAGGTTGATGCACGAGAAAAACCTGTCCAGGGCGAAAGCAGAAGAAGCACTCTCCGAAATGAAGTCGCAGTATTCCAAGGTGTTGCACGAATTGACGCAGCTCAAGCAGCTGGTAGATGCACACAAGGAGAACTCGGTGTCCATCACAGAACATTTGCAGGTGATAACCACGCTGCGGACAACGgccaaagagatggaagagagaataagCAACCTCAAAGAGCACCTTGCAAGCAAGGAAGCTGAAGTCACaaagctggagaagcagctccTGGAAGAGAAAGCTGCCATGACCGACGCCATGGTCCCCAAGGCTTCCTATGAGAAGCTCCAGGCATCCTTAGAGAGTGAAGTCAATGCGCTAGCAACAAAATTAAAGGATTcggtgaaagagaaagagaaagcccaCTCGGAGGTCGCCCAGGTTCGAAGTGAGGTCTTACAggtgaagagggagaaggaaaacatCCAGACCCTCTTGAAATCCAAAGAGCAGGAAGTGACTGAACTTGTGCAGAAATTCCAGCGCGCTCAGGAAGAACTGGAAGGGATGAAAAGGTGTTCTGAGACCTCTTCAAAGCTGGAAGAGGATAAAGATGAAAAG ATAAATGAGATGTCGAAGGAAGTTGTGAAGTTGAAGGAGGCCCTCAACAGCCTCTCGCAGCTCTCCTACTCCACGAGCTCATccaagaggcagagccagcagctgGAAGTGCTCCAGCAGCAGGTGAAACAGCTCCAGAACCAGCTAACG GAATGTAAAAAACAGCACCAGGAGGTCATATCGGTTTATAGAATGCATCTTCTGTATGCTGTTCAG GGCCAAATGGATGAAGATGTCCAGAGAGTCCTGAAGCAAATACTCACCATGTGTAAAAACCAATCCCAGAAAAAGTAA
- the Rai14 gene encoding ankycorbin isoform X1, which yields MWLKSLTPLPQPFAPQTNEWNKNDDRLLQAVENGDAEKVASLLGKKGTSATKHDTEGRTAFHLAATKGHVECLKVMVTHGVDITAQDSSGHSALHIAAKNGHPEYVKKLLQYKSPADSTDNSGKTALHYAAAQGCLQAVQVLCEHKSPINLKDADGNIPLLVAVQNGHSEVCHFLLDHGADVNSRDKNGRTALMLACEAGSSSTVEALIKKGADLNLVDSLGHNALYYSKLSENAGIQSLLLSKISQDADLKTPTKPKQHDQVSKISSERSGTPKKRKAPPPPISPTQLSDVSSPRSITSTPLSGKESVFFAEAPFKAEISSIQENKDRLSDSTTGADSLLDGSSEADQQDLLVLLQAKVASLTLHNKELQDKLQAKSPKEAEADLSFDSFHSTQTDLGPSLGKSDEAPSSDAKSSPSVEHIVGKPTVDVDVRVQQLQDSLQALQKQLESSEAEKKQLQAELQSQRTDLRCLNSTEISENGSDLSQKLKETQSKYEEAMKEVLSAQKQMKLGLLSHESADGYLQLREPGVADGEVGILKQNLQNALEESKRNKERVRELETKLAEKEKAGAARPPAEECEEMKSSYCTVIENMNKEKAFLFEKYQQAQEEITKLKDTLKSQMPQEAPDDPGDMKEAMNRMIDELNKQVNELSQLYKEAQAELEDYRKRKSLEDAAEYIHKAEHERLMHEKNLSRAKAEEALSEMKSQYSKVLHELTQLKQLVDAHKENSVSITEHLQVITTLRTTAKEMEERISNLKEHLASKEAEVTKLEKQLLEEKAAMTDAMVPKASYEKLQASLESEVNALATKLKDSVKEKEKAHSEVAQVRSEVLQVKREKENIQTLLKSKEQEVTELVQKFQRAQEELEGMKRCSETSSKLEEDKDEKINEMSKEVVKLKEALNSLSQLSYSTSSSKRQSQQLEVLQQQVKQLQNQLTECKKQHQEVISVYRMHLLYAVQGQMDEDVQRVLKQILTMCKNQSQKK from the exons GACACAGTGCGTTACACATCGCAGCCAAGAACGGTCACCCAGAGTATGTCAAGAAGCTCCTTCAG TACAAAAGCCCAGCTGACAGTACTGACAACTCTGGGAAGACAGCTTTACACTACGCAG cGGCACAGGGATGCCTTCAAGCTGTGCAGGTCCTCTGCGAACACAAGAGCCCCATAAACCTTAAGGACGCG gaTGGGAACATACCCCTGCTTGTTGCAGTACAAAATGGCCACAGTGAGGTCTGTCACTTTCTCTTGGATCATGGAGCGGATGTCAATTCCAGGGACAAAAATGGAAG AACTGCTCTCATGCTCGCTTGTGAAGCGGGCAGCTCTAGTACTGTGGAAGCCTTAATTAAAAAGGGTGCCGACCTGAACCTTGTAGACTCTCTTGGACACAATGCCTTATATTATTCCAAACTCTCAGAAAATGCAGGAATTCAAAGCCTTCTATTATCAAAAATCTCTCAGGATGCTg ATTTAAAGACCCCAACAAAACCAAAGCAG CATGATCAAGTCTCTAAAATAAGCTCAGAAAGAAGTGGAACTCCAAAAAAACGCAAAGCTCCACCACCTCCTATCAGTCCTACCCAG ttgaGTGATGTGTCTTCTCCGAGATCAATAACTTCCACACCACTTTCGGGAAAGGAATCAGTATTTTTTGCTGAAGCACCCTTCAAG GCTGAGATCAGTTCtatacaagaaaacaaagacagactGAGCGACAGCACGACAG gTGCAGACAGCTTGTTGGATGGAAGTTCTGAGGCTGACCAACAAGACCTGCTTGTCCTATTGCAAGCAAAAGTTGCTTCCCTTACCTTACACAACAAGGAGTTACAAGATAAATTACAG GCCAAGTCACCCAAGGAAGCTGAAGCAGACCTAAGCTTTGACTCTTTCCATTCCACTCAGACTGACCTGGGCCCCTCCCTGGGCAAATCAGATGAAGCCCCTTCCTCAGATGCCAAATCATCGCCATCTGTCGAGCATATTGTGGGGAAACCCACTGTTGACGTTGATGTCAGAGTCCAGCAGCTACAAGATAGTCTGCAAGCTTTGCAGAAGCAATTGGAGAGTTCTGAAGCAGAGAAGAAGCAGCTCCAGGCCGAACTCCAGTCCCAAAGGACAGACCTGAGGTGCCTGAACAGCACAGAGATTTCAGAGAACGGCTCTGACCTCAGCCAGAAACTCAAAGAAACTCAGAGCAAGTACGAGGAGGCCATGAAAGAAGTCCTGAGTGCGCAGAAGCAGATGAAACTGGGCCTTCTCTCCCATGAGAGCGCAGATGGCTATTTGCAACTCCGAGAGCCAGGGGTTGCTGATGGCGAAGTTGGCATTCTAAAGCAGAACCTGCAGAATGCGCTGGAAGAAagtaaaaggaataaagagagggtgagagagtTAGAAACAAAGCTGGCGGAGAAAGAGAAGGCTGGGGCCGCTAGGCCACCTGCAGAAGAGTGTGAGGAGATGAAAAGCTCATACTGCACTGTCATCGAGAATATGAATAAGGAGAAGGCGTTTTTGTTTGAGAAGTACCAGCAGGCCCAAGAAGAAATCACGAAACTAAAAGATACACTAAAAAGTCAGATGCCCCAGGAAGCCCCTGATGACCCCGGGGATATGAAAGAGGCCATGAACAGGATGATAGATGAGCTCAATAAACAGGTGAACGAGCTGTCGCAGCTGTACAAAGAAGCCCAGGCAGAGCTGGAGGATTATAGGAAGAGGAAATCTCTAGAAGATGCAGCTGAATATATCCACAAAGCGGAGCATGAGAGGTTGATGCACGAGAAAAACCTGTCCAGGGCGAAAGCAGAAGAAGCACTCTCCGAAATGAAGTCGCAGTATTCCAAGGTGTTGCACGAATTGACGCAGCTCAAGCAGCTGGTAGATGCACACAAGGAGAACTCGGTGTCCATCACAGAACATTTGCAGGTGATAACCACGCTGCGGACAACGgccaaagagatggaagagagaataagCAACCTCAAAGAGCACCTTGCAAGCAAGGAAGCTGAAGTCACaaagctggagaagcagctccTGGAAGAGAAAGCTGCCATGACCGACGCCATGGTCCCCAAGGCTTCCTATGAGAAGCTCCAGGCATCCTTAGAGAGTGAAGTCAATGCGCTAGCAACAAAATTAAAGGATTcggtgaaagagaaagagaaagcccaCTCGGAGGTCGCCCAGGTTCGAAGTGAGGTCTTACAggtgaagagggagaaggaaaacatCCAGACCCTCTTGAAATCCAAAGAGCAGGAAGTGACTGAACTTGTGCAGAAATTCCAGCGCGCTCAGGAAGAACTGGAAGGGATGAAAAGGTGTTCTGAGACCTCTTCAAAGCTGGAAGAGGATAAAGATGAAAAG ATAAATGAGATGTCGAAGGAAGTTGTGAAGTTGAAGGAGGCCCTCAACAGCCTCTCGCAGCTCTCCTACTCCACGAGCTCATccaagaggcagagccagcagctgGAAGTGCTCCAGCAGCAGGTGAAACAGCTCCAGAACCAGCTAACG GAATGTAAAAAACAGCACCAGGAGGTCATATCGGTTTATAGAATGCATCTTCTGTATGCTGTTCAG GGCCAAATGGATGAAGATGTCCAGAGAGTCCTGAAGCAAATACTCACCATGTGTAAAAACCAATCCCAGAAAAAGTAA
- the Rai14 gene encoding ankycorbin isoform X3, protein MWLKSLTPLPQPFAPQTNEWNKNDDRLLQAVENGDAEKVASLLGKKGTSATKHDTEGRTAFHLAATKGHVECLKVMVTHGVDITAQDSSGHSALHIAAKNGHPEYVKKLLQYKSPADSTDNSGKTALHYAAAQGCLQAVQVLCEHKSPINLKDADGNIPLLVAVQNGHSEVCHFLLDHGADVNSRDKNGRTALMLACEAGSSSTVEALIKKGADLNLVDSLGHNALYYSKLSENAGIQSLLLSKISQDADLKTPTKPKQLSDVSSPRSITSTPLSGKESVFFAEAPFKAEISSIQENKDRLSDSTTGADSLLDGSSEADQQDLLVLLQAKVASLTLHNKELQDKLQAKSPKEAEADLSFDSFHSTQTDLGPSLGKSDEAPSSDAKSSPSVEHIVGKPTVDVDVRVQQLQDSLQALQKQLESSEAEKKQLQAELQSQRTDLRCLNSTEISENGSDLSQKLKETQSKYEEAMKEVLSAQKQMKLGLLSHESADGYLQLREPGVADGEVGILKQNLQNALEESKRNKERVRELETKLAEKEKAGAARPPAEECEEMKSSYCTVIENMNKEKAFLFEKYQQAQEEITKLKDTLKSQMPQEAPDDPGDMKEAMNRMIDELNKQVNELSQLYKEAQAELEDYRKRKSLEDAAEYIHKAEHERLMHEKNLSRAKAEEALSEMKSQYSKVLHELTQLKQLVDAHKENSVSITEHLQVITTLRTTAKEMEERISNLKEHLASKEAEVTKLEKQLLEEKAAMTDAMVPKASYEKLQASLESEVNALATKLKDSVKEKEKAHSEVAQVRSEVLQVKREKENIQTLLKSKEQEVTELVQKFQRAQEELEGMKRCSETSSKLEEDKDEKINEMSKEVVKLKEALNSLSQLSYSTSSSKRQSQQLEVLQQQVKQLQNQLTECKKQHQEVISVYRMHLLYAVQGQMDEDVQRVLKQILTMCKNQSQKK, encoded by the exons GACACAGTGCGTTACACATCGCAGCCAAGAACGGTCACCCAGAGTATGTCAAGAAGCTCCTTCAG TACAAAAGCCCAGCTGACAGTACTGACAACTCTGGGAAGACAGCTTTACACTACGCAG cGGCACAGGGATGCCTTCAAGCTGTGCAGGTCCTCTGCGAACACAAGAGCCCCATAAACCTTAAGGACGCG gaTGGGAACATACCCCTGCTTGTTGCAGTACAAAATGGCCACAGTGAGGTCTGTCACTTTCTCTTGGATCATGGAGCGGATGTCAATTCCAGGGACAAAAATGGAAG AACTGCTCTCATGCTCGCTTGTGAAGCGGGCAGCTCTAGTACTGTGGAAGCCTTAATTAAAAAGGGTGCCGACCTGAACCTTGTAGACTCTCTTGGACACAATGCCTTATATTATTCCAAACTCTCAGAAAATGCAGGAATTCAAAGCCTTCTATTATCAAAAATCTCTCAGGATGCTg ATTTAAAGACCCCAACAAAACCAAAGCAG ttgaGTGATGTGTCTTCTCCGAGATCAATAACTTCCACACCACTTTCGGGAAAGGAATCAGTATTTTTTGCTGAAGCACCCTTCAAG GCTGAGATCAGTTCtatacaagaaaacaaagacagactGAGCGACAGCACGACAG gTGCAGACAGCTTGTTGGATGGAAGTTCTGAGGCTGACCAACAAGACCTGCTTGTCCTATTGCAAGCAAAAGTTGCTTCCCTTACCTTACACAACAAGGAGTTACAAGATAAATTACAG GCCAAGTCACCCAAGGAAGCTGAAGCAGACCTAAGCTTTGACTCTTTCCATTCCACTCAGACTGACCTGGGCCCCTCCCTGGGCAAATCAGATGAAGCCCCTTCCTCAGATGCCAAATCATCGCCATCTGTCGAGCATATTGTGGGGAAACCCACTGTTGACGTTGATGTCAGAGTCCAGCAGCTACAAGATAGTCTGCAAGCTTTGCAGAAGCAATTGGAGAGTTCTGAAGCAGAGAAGAAGCAGCTCCAGGCCGAACTCCAGTCCCAAAGGACAGACCTGAGGTGCCTGAACAGCACAGAGATTTCAGAGAACGGCTCTGACCTCAGCCAGAAACTCAAAGAAACTCAGAGCAAGTACGAGGAGGCCATGAAAGAAGTCCTGAGTGCGCAGAAGCAGATGAAACTGGGCCTTCTCTCCCATGAGAGCGCAGATGGCTATTTGCAACTCCGAGAGCCAGGGGTTGCTGATGGCGAAGTTGGCATTCTAAAGCAGAACCTGCAGAATGCGCTGGAAGAAagtaaaaggaataaagagagggtgagagagtTAGAAACAAAGCTGGCGGAGAAAGAGAAGGCTGGGGCCGCTAGGCCACCTGCAGAAGAGTGTGAGGAGATGAAAAGCTCATACTGCACTGTCATCGAGAATATGAATAAGGAGAAGGCGTTTTTGTTTGAGAAGTACCAGCAGGCCCAAGAAGAAATCACGAAACTAAAAGATACACTAAAAAGTCAGATGCCCCAGGAAGCCCCTGATGACCCCGGGGATATGAAAGAGGCCATGAACAGGATGATAGATGAGCTCAATAAACAGGTGAACGAGCTGTCGCAGCTGTACAAAGAAGCCCAGGCAGAGCTGGAGGATTATAGGAAGAGGAAATCTCTAGAAGATGCAGCTGAATATATCCACAAAGCGGAGCATGAGAGGTTGATGCACGAGAAAAACCTGTCCAGGGCGAAAGCAGAAGAAGCACTCTCCGAAATGAAGTCGCAGTATTCCAAGGTGTTGCACGAATTGACGCAGCTCAAGCAGCTGGTAGATGCACACAAGGAGAACTCGGTGTCCATCACAGAACATTTGCAGGTGATAACCACGCTGCGGACAACGgccaaagagatggaagagagaataagCAACCTCAAAGAGCACCTTGCAAGCAAGGAAGCTGAAGTCACaaagctggagaagcagctccTGGAAGAGAAAGCTGCCATGACCGACGCCATGGTCCCCAAGGCTTCCTATGAGAAGCTCCAGGCATCCTTAGAGAGTGAAGTCAATGCGCTAGCAACAAAATTAAAGGATTcggtgaaagagaaagagaaagcccaCTCGGAGGTCGCCCAGGTTCGAAGTGAGGTCTTACAggtgaagagggagaaggaaaacatCCAGACCCTCTTGAAATCCAAAGAGCAGGAAGTGACTGAACTTGTGCAGAAATTCCAGCGCGCTCAGGAAGAACTGGAAGGGATGAAAAGGTGTTCTGAGACCTCTTCAAAGCTGGAAGAGGATAAAGATGAAAAG ATAAATGAGATGTCGAAGGAAGTTGTGAAGTTGAAGGAGGCCCTCAACAGCCTCTCGCAGCTCTCCTACTCCACGAGCTCATccaagaggcagagccagcagctgGAAGTGCTCCAGCAGCAGGTGAAACAGCTCCAGAACCAGCTAACG GAATGTAAAAAACAGCACCAGGAGGTCATATCGGTTTATAGAATGCATCTTCTGTATGCTGTTCAG GGCCAAATGGATGAAGATGTCCAGAGAGTCCTGAAGCAAATACTCACCATGTGTAAAAACCAATCCCAGAAAAAGTAA